In the Terriglobia bacterium genome, ACGAGAGCGCCTGGGCGTAATCCGTTTGCACGCCGGTGCCGTGCTGGAACATGTAGCCGATATTTTCCTGGGCCTGGCCATTGCCGTGTTCCGCGGCTTTCGTGTACCACGATAGCGCCTCATCGTAACTCTGGGGCTGGCCCCATCCTTCCTCGGCCATGTAGCCGAGCTGGTTTTCCGCATTGGAGTTGCCATGTCCGGCGGCGCGGCGATACCAGGCCAGGGCCTGGGCATAGTCACGCCCCGTTCCCCAGCCGGCCTGATAGAAGTAGCCGACTTCTTCTTCGGCCTGGGAGAGGTTCTGGTCTGCCGCCTTGCGATACCAACTCAGGGCTTGCTTGTAGTTGCGACTGACGCCTTGTTTCCCGCTCTCGTACATAACTCCAAGATTGAACTGCGCGAGCGCGTAACCCTGGTCGGCTGCCTTGCGGTAGTAAGCTACCGCCGTTTTGTAATTCTGCGGCACGGCAATTCCATTCTCGTACATGACGCCGAGTTGGTTCTGGGCGGCGGCAAAACCCTGGCCGGCCGACTTGAGGTACCAGGTCAGGGCTTGCGCGTGTTCCAGTGTCTGGAATCGGCCGCGAAAATAATAATTTGCGAGGTCGAATTGCGCCCCGGCATCGCCCGCAGCAGCGCGCTCGCGAAGAGAGTTTATATCATTGCCCGCCGGCGGCGACGTCGCCTGGGCGGACGTTTGCGCCGATGCCTGCGCTCGCACGCAAGGCGTGAAAACCAGCACCAACACAAGG is a window encoding:
- a CDS encoding tetratricopeptide repeat protein, whose translation is MERAAAFLVLVLVFTPCVRAQASAQTSAQATSPPAGNDINSLRERAAAGDAGAQFDLANYYFRGRFQTLEHAQALTWYLKSAGQGFAAAQNQLGVMYENGIAVPQNYKTAVAYYRKAADQGYALAQFNLGVMYESGKQGVSRNYKQALSWYRKAADQNLSQAEEEVGYFYQAGWGTGRDYAQALAWYRRAAGHGNSNAENQLGYMAEEGWGQPQSYDEALSWYTKAAEHGNGQAQENIGYMFQHGTGVQTDYAQALSWFYKAAVLGNREAENQIGWMYQYAQGVQQDNSRALDWYQLAADQGSIQGANNLQDLNDDIEDGSEDIGNSPKDPVADAAIAQAQRREQILDLRGRIDGLMADLELQESTIDQLEHPAKKGAVANMIGAVGSVIAVSFHAKAEKDRAEAASLRDQLARLESQDQSATGVPVR